One stretch of Priestia megaterium DNA includes these proteins:
- a CDS encoding GIY-YIG nuclease family protein, whose amino-acid sequence MIIIGIYEIRCKITGRVYVGQSNDVKGRLRTHKRLLRQNKHENKYLQNHVNKYGIENVEFELIEECLQCDLNDREVYWIKEFGSMVRDKGFNLESGGNAGKTYSKERIEAITGAGNPMFGRKQSPEMVEFMRLINRGSSDKLTINDVREIKMALILNIVPQELVTIFKVDITTINKIARCTNWEWVLPELNDELMNKRDMEREKREKKIFELWEKGHRVINIAKMLQCDSKIVSNVLKKELEKKEAER is encoded by the coding sequence ATGATAATAATAGGAATTTATGAAATTAGATGTAAGATTACAGGAAGAGTTTACGTTGGTCAAAGCAACGATGTTAAGGGTAGATTGAGAACGCATAAAAGATTGCTAAGACAGAACAAGCATGAAAATAAATATCTTCAGAACCATGTTAATAAATATGGGATAGAAAACGTTGAATTTGAACTTATTGAAGAGTGTCTGCAATGCGATCTGAATGATAGAGAGGTATATTGGATCAAAGAATTTGGTTCAATGGTTAGAGACAAGGGATTTAATCTAGAGAGTGGTGGAAATGCAGGGAAAACATATTCTAAAGAGAGAATAGAGGCAATCACAGGTGCAGGTAATCCAATGTTTGGAAGGAAGCAGTCACCAGAGATGGTTGAATTTATGAGACTAATAAATAGAGGATCAAGTGATAAATTAACAATTAATGATGTGAGAGAGATTAAAATGGCTCTAATACTAAACATAGTTCCACAGGAATTAGTTACAATATTCAAGGTTGATATCACAACAATAAATAAGATTGCAAGGTGTACCAATTGGGAATGGGTGCTTCCAGAGTTAAATGACGAGCTAATGAATAAGCGTGATATGGAGCGTGAAAAAAGGGAGAAGAAAATTTTCGAACTATGGGAAAAGGGACATAGAGTAATTAACATAGCCAAAATGCTTCAGTGTGATTCAAAGATAGTTTCGAATGTATTAAAAAAGGAGTTGGAAAAGAAAGAAGCAGAACGATGA
- a CDS encoding DUF2845 domain-containing protein, giving the protein MSEDEVFSKTSNLSHLPTDYDGEFSKEVKESREQLKQSLFKDIQNKDFITNDYNYPKEYQPEYYLSLYVGAMSNFEDEDYKHAYNNIKKIPNDYNGQFAEEISLARKKLKDRYEVDKEETEKSNEILADAQKQYDLQHTKPQIGMTQEEVINKTGWGKPDDINRTTTKYGVEEQWVYNIYGYVYFEDGKVTAIQE; this is encoded by the coding sequence TTGTCAGAAGATGAGGTGTTCTCCAAAACATCTAACCTATCTCATCTTCCTACCGATTACGATGGGGAATTTTCGAAAGAAGTGAAGGAAAGTAGAGAACAACTGAAACAATCATTATTTAAGGATATTCAAAATAAAGACTTTATAACAAATGACTATAATTATCCAAAAGAATATCAACCTGAATATTACTTATCTTTATATGTGGGTGCGATGAGTAATTTTGAAGATGAAGATTACAAACATGCTTACAATAACATTAAAAAAATCCCAAATGATTATAATGGGCAATTTGCAGAAGAAATTAGTTTAGCAAGAAAGAAGTTAAAAGATCGATATGAGGTTGATAAAGAAGAAACAGAAAAAAGTAACGAAATACTGGCAGATGCTCAAAAGCAATACGATCTTCAACATACAAAACCTCAAATAGGTATGACTCAAGAAGAAGTTATTAACAAAACTGGATGGGGTAAGCCTGACGATATTAACCGTACAACAACAAAATATGGCGTCGAAGAACAATGGGTTTATAATATCTATGGTTATGTTTACTTTGAAGATGGGAAGGTTACCGCAATTCAAGAATGA